In a single window of the Paenibacillus sp. MMS20-IR301 genome:
- a CDS encoding response regulator, with amino-acid sequence MPILLIDDNPQVRDSLKVMLEHLSPDTIDKADILEADCKPAAIQLIRKYRPELIITDAKLLLLSEASVLEQLYGERNGRLIVTSSHDFILQAFSRGGIDVLLKPVRLEELDAALLGASGTNAGSGKAYSHLYQNQPESAQARQLL; translated from the coding sequence ATGCCAATTCTGCTTATTGACGATAACCCGCAGGTGCGGGACAGCCTGAAGGTGATGCTGGAACATCTCTCACCGGACACTATAGATAAAGCGGATATTCTGGAAGCAGACTGCAAGCCTGCAGCAATACAGCTTATCCGCAAATACCGGCCGGAGCTTATCATTACAGACGCCAAGCTGCTTCTGTTAAGTGAAGCCAGTGTACTGGAGCAGCTCTACGGGGAGCGGAACGGCCGGCTGATTGTGACCAGCAGCCATGATTTCATCCTCCAGGCCTTCTCCCGGGGCGGCATCGATGTCCTCCTTAAGCCGGTCAGGCTTGAGGAATTGGACGCTGCTCTGCTTGGCGCATCAGGCACAAACGCCGGCAGCGGCAAGGCTTACAGCCATCTCTACCAGAACCAGCCGGAATCTGCACAGGCCCGCCAGCTGCTCTAG
- a CDS encoding carbohydrate ABC transporter permease, with amino-acid sequence MSERATNRIFDIFNILIITAVILVCLMPFIHIIAISLSSSRPIMSGLVTFFPREFTYEAYAKVFSDMSMIRSLGFTIMLTILATVLSMAMTIAVAYSLSKKELRGRKWFMLIIVITMFFSGGIIPDYILIRNLHLLDTVWALVLPGLISPFYMIILISFFNSIPKSLEEAAEIDGTSHLGTLFRIILPLSLPSLATLSLFYAVGRWNGFQDALMYINRPALYPLQLKLYQMIQNNQVSELMQQEGLGMAQLMPESLKAASVVFSTVPILIVYPFLQRYFISGMMAGAVKG; translated from the coding sequence ATGAGCGAACGCGCAACAAACCGGATATTTGATATCTTTAATATCTTGATTATAACCGCTGTAATTCTGGTCTGCCTGATGCCTTTTATTCATATTATTGCCATCTCACTCAGTTCAAGCCGTCCGATCATGTCGGGGCTGGTGACCTTCTTCCCAAGGGAATTCACTTATGAGGCGTACGCCAAGGTCTTCTCTGATATGTCAATGATCCGTTCCTTAGGCTTCACCATTATGCTGACTATTCTGGCTACTGTACTGTCTATGGCCATGACAATAGCTGTTGCCTATTCCTTATCCAAGAAGGAGCTGCGCGGGCGGAAATGGTTCATGCTGATTATAGTGATTACGATGTTCTTCAGCGGGGGGATCATTCCCGATTATATTCTGATCCGCAATCTTCATCTGCTGGATACGGTGTGGGCGCTGGTGCTGCCGGGCTTGATCAGCCCCTTCTATATGATTATTCTGATCTCATTCTTTAATAGCATTCCGAAGAGCCTGGAAGAGGCGGCTGAGATTGACGGCACATCGCATCTGGGAACACTGTTCCGCATTATTCTGCCGTTGTCGCTGCCTTCGCTGGCTACCCTCAGCTTATTCTATGCTGTCGGCCGCTGGAACGGATTCCAGGATGCGCTGATGTATATTAACCGTCCGGCTCTTTACCCGCTGCAGTTGAAGCTGTATCAGATGATCCAGAACAATCAGGTCAGCGAGCTGATGCAGCAGGAGGGATTGGGCATGGCCCAGCTGATGCCGGAGAGCTTGAAGGCGGCGAGCGTAGTTTTCTCTACGGTGCCGATTCTGATTGTGTATCCGTTCCTGCAGCGTTATTTCATCAGCGGAATGATGGCCGGTGCAGTCAAAGGCTGA
- a CDS encoding MFS transporter yields the protein MENTAIIPLEAKRELLKLRLLYLLTGLAGGLFNPYITTLFVHQGIGANVVGMLMSAGTLLSIAVQPVWGMLVDRYRQTKLVLVLSISVPAVLSFFYGVQYAAVIVMVYVLSIVFQATQSPVADSYAVTAAAKGRTSYGTIRSLGSLGTALGGYAGGFYLSHFEITRLWLPFLLLSLAGAATVLTLSRSTESKASAISLSQGMKELLGNRLFVLFLIACFFVNQTLTAYNSFFVLAFQEAGGSYSLVGTALLLASLTNIPSMLLAARILRGIGHERTLLLAAFFYALRWGIQWLFPVPAVMVGIQVLHGLSFGLFYVAAVEYVAGASGKKMQATGQSLFNMVFSGLGGIVGNLLNGYLFYSGGAQMMYLACTVSALIGAGMLYWINRMAKAHM from the coding sequence ATGGAAAATACGGCGATAATACCTTTGGAAGCCAAGCGGGAGCTGCTCAAGCTTCGATTACTCTATTTGCTTACGGGCCTGGCAGGCGGCCTCTTTAATCCATATATAACAACCTTGTTTGTACATCAGGGCATCGGAGCCAATGTAGTCGGGATGCTTATGTCTGCAGGCACCCTGCTGTCTATTGCAGTGCAGCCGGTATGGGGAATGCTGGTGGACAGGTACCGTCAGACGAAGCTGGTGCTGGTATTGAGTATTTCTGTTCCGGCTGTCTTGTCTTTCTTCTATGGTGTTCAATATGCCGCAGTCATTGTGATGGTCTACGTGCTGTCAATTGTATTTCAGGCTACCCAAAGTCCGGTGGCGGATTCCTATGCGGTTACCGCAGCGGCGAAGGGCCGGACCTCGTATGGAACGATCCGCAGTCTGGGCAGTCTGGGAACAGCGCTCGGCGGATACGCCGGAGGGTTCTATCTTTCCCATTTTGAAATTACCCGGCTATGGCTGCCCTTTCTGCTCTTAAGCCTGGCAGGAGCAGCAACGGTATTAACCCTGTCGCGCAGCACGGAGAGCAAGGCATCGGCCATTTCACTGTCGCAAGGTATGAAGGAGCTGCTGGGGAACCGCCTGTTTGTGCTGTTTCTGATTGCCTGCTTTTTCGTCAACCAGACGCTCACGGCCTACAACTCGTTCTTCGTCCTGGCCTTTCAGGAGGCGGGCGGCAGCTATTCCCTGGTCGGGACAGCGCTGCTGCTGGCCTCCTTGACGAATATTCCGTCGATGCTGCTCGCAGCCAGAATTCTCAGGGGAATCGGGCACGAACGGACGCTGCTGCTGGCGGCATTCTTTTATGCGCTGCGCTGGGGCATTCAGTGGCTCTTCCCCGTTCCGGCGGTGATGGTCGGGATTCAGGTGCTGCACGGCCTGTCCTTCGGGCTGTTCTATGTTGCTGCTGTGGAGTATGTGGCCGGGGCATCCGGCAAAAAAATGCAGGCAACCGGGCAAAGTCTGTTTAATATGGTCTTCTCCGGTCTGGGGGGAATTGTGGGCAACCTGCTGAACGGCTATTTGTTCTATTCCGGCGGTGCCCAAATGATGTATTTGGCCTGCACAGTTAGTGCACTTATCGGTGCCGGCATGCTATATTGGATAAACCGAATGGCCAAAGCGCACATGTAA
- a CDS encoding sugar efflux transporter has translation MLIRTYNLLRIPGYLLFMLCMLLQGMAISVSAPFLAVYFTEVLGVSAGAFGIFTAVTLLSGIGLSMMIARRSDRSPDRRPLMVVSMIFNAIAFAGYIFIHDFYLLLLYMTIFTAAGSPAMPQLFASAREAVNGGSSADHAYANSTLRSMFSLGFISGPLAGAVLLKHFGFQGIFWSTGLFFLLCALLILVFARRPAAVEQPRQTRQPVVSLHRNAGVLIPFIVLTLLYTGHWANNLNIALFIINTLGGNTQNVASIASICALLEIPFMIMLGLLAAKYTNKQLLGWGISLGILYYLIVLGAGELWQLIAGQVLLAFFVAVISAVGISYIQDLLPELPGYASTLYTNASTIGKLAGSLAGGIAAQWTGYRYSYILCLVLSMFSLGLLILPRRSLAAAPSKHTAS, from the coding sequence ATGCTGATAAGAACCTATAACCTGCTTCGGATTCCCGGCTATCTGCTATTTATGCTCTGCATGCTGCTGCAGGGAATGGCTATCTCCGTCAGCGCTCCATTTCTGGCAGTCTACTTCACAGAAGTCCTTGGCGTGTCGGCCGGAGCCTTCGGAATCTTCACCGCCGTCACCCTGCTCAGCGGGATCGGTCTCAGCATGATGATTGCCAGACGTTCTGACCGCAGCCCGGACCGGAGACCGCTGATGGTCGTCTCCATGATTTTTAACGCCATTGCCTTTGCCGGATATATATTCATTCATGACTTCTATCTGTTGCTGCTCTATATGACCATCTTCACGGCAGCCGGATCTCCGGCAATGCCGCAATTATTCGCCAGTGCAAGAGAAGCTGTGAACGGGGGCAGCTCTGCTGATCATGCTTATGCCAATTCAACCCTGCGCTCCATGTTCTCCCTCGGGTTCATCAGCGGTCCGCTGGCCGGAGCCGTTCTGCTCAAGCACTTCGGGTTTCAAGGTATTTTCTGGTCAACAGGCCTGTTCTTCCTGCTATGCGCTTTGCTTATACTCGTATTCGCACGCCGCCCCGCTGCAGTAGAACAGCCCCGCCAAACCAGGCAGCCTGTTGTCTCGCTGCACCGGAATGCCGGGGTCCTGATTCCTTTTATCGTGCTGACACTGCTCTATACCGGACATTGGGCCAATAACCTCAACATAGCCTTGTTCATTATAAATACGCTTGGAGGCAATACGCAGAATGTCGCATCCATCGCCAGCATCTGCGCCCTGCTGGAAATCCCGTTTATGATCATGCTCGGGCTGCTGGCGGCCAAATATACTAACAAGCAGCTGCTAGGCTGGGGAATATCCCTTGGCATACTCTATTACCTGATTGTGCTCGGAGCCGGTGAGCTGTGGCAGCTTATAGCCGGACAAGTGCTGCTCGCCTTCTTCGTTGCAGTCATCTCGGCCGTCGGCATCAGCTATATCCAGGACCTGCTGCCGGAGTTACCCGGTTATGCCTCTACGCTCTATACGAATGCTTCCACCATCGGCAAGCTGGCCGGGAGTCTCGCAGGAGGAATAGCTGCACAGTGGACCGGATACCGGTACTCTTATATTCTCTGCCTGGTCCTTAGCATGTTCTCACTCGGGCTGCTCATTCTGCCCCGGCGCTCCCTGGCGGCAGCCCCCTCAAAGCATACTGCATCCTGA
- the tnpB gene encoding IS200/IS605 family element RNA-guided endonuclease TnpB, translated as MLKAFKFRLYPSAPQADFLVRSFGCVRKVYNLMLNDRIEAYKKHRETGEPIKLPTPAQYKKEYPFLKEVDSLALCNAQLHLKAAYNHFFRHPSSGFPKWKSRKHPVQSYTTNNQNGTIAIVAGRYLKLPKMEPVRIKLHRQLQGQIKSATISRTATGKYFVSILCETKVEAKALTGSVIGMDLGVTSFATFSGGTKVQNPKHLMKTADRLSKAQRKLSRRALQAQKEGRLLADSRNYQKQRILVAKLHEKIANQRNDFQNKLSTELVNNHDVICVETLNVTGLVRNHRLARSLHDVAWSAFLSKLTYKAEWYGKQVIRVGRWFPSSQLCSACGHRDEKKGLHIREWSCPSCGTTHDRDVNASRNIRTEGLRLLNGTA; from the coding sequence ATGCTCAAAGCTTTCAAATTTCGGTTATATCCAAGTGCTCCGCAGGCTGATTTCTTGGTGAGAAGCTTCGGCTGTGTGCGTAAAGTCTACAACCTCATGCTGAATGATCGCATCGAAGCCTACAAAAAGCACCGGGAAACCGGTGAACCCATCAAGCTTCCTACACCCGCCCAATACAAAAAAGAATATCCTTTTCTTAAAGAAGTCGACAGCTTGGCCCTATGTAATGCCCAGCTTCATCTGAAGGCCGCCTATAACCACTTTTTCCGTCATCCTTCCTCCGGTTTTCCAAAGTGGAAATCCCGTAAACATCCGGTCCAGTCCTACACCACGAACAATCAGAATGGAACCATCGCGATTGTGGCAGGGCGTTATTTGAAACTGCCCAAGATGGAACCTGTGCGGATCAAGCTGCATCGGCAGCTTCAGGGCCAGATCAAATCGGCCACCATCTCCCGTACGGCTACCGGTAAGTATTTTGTGTCCATTCTGTGCGAAACGAAGGTGGAAGCGAAGGCATTAACCGGTTCGGTTATCGGGATGGATCTCGGCGTCACTTCGTTTGCCACCTTCTCGGGTGGAACGAAAGTCCAGAATCCGAAGCATCTGATGAAAACTGCAGACCGGCTCTCCAAGGCCCAGCGTAAACTGTCGCGCCGAGCGCTGCAGGCCCAGAAGGAGGGGCGCCTCCTCGCAGATAGCCGTAATTACCAGAAGCAGCGTATCCTTGTGGCTAAGCTGCATGAAAAAATAGCCAATCAGCGGAACGACTTTCAGAACAAACTCAGTACGGAACTCGTCAACAACCACGACGTGATCTGTGTGGAGACTCTGAATGTCACGGGGCTGGTTCGAAACCACAGGCTTGCCCGTAGTCTTCATGATGTCGCGTGGTCCGCCTTTCTGTCCAAACTGACCTACAAAGCAGAGTGGTATGGGAAACAAGTGATCCGGGTGGGACGCTGGTTCCCTTCCAGCCAGCTCTGCTCGGCCTGTGGGCACCGGGATGAAAAAAAGGGACTCCACATCCGGGAATGGAGCTGTCCAAGCTGCGGAACCACGCATGACCGGGACGTAAATGCAAGTAGGAACATCCGGACAGAAGGGCTGCGTCTGCTCAATGGAACCGCCTAA
- a CDS encoding SDR family oxidoreductase: protein MNILITGAGRGLGVDLATAALERGHSVIAGVRQYPAEQTEISQLAADSGGRMTIVRLDVTDEDGIAALAADLKDAGRTLGVIINNAAVLNGTDTLLEELDIEEMRTAMDINLYGPMRVVKHFLPLLTEPGASIINVSSEAGSITNAYPGSFPYTISKTALNMFSQKLHVTLQERGIHVLSVHPGWMFTDMGGAAAPTNPRTSADGILQLIEQRTMPEGRFMFVDYTGKDMEI, encoded by the coding sequence ATGAATATTCTAATTACCGGCGCCGGGCGCGGACTTGGTGTTGATCTGGCCACCGCAGCGCTGGAGCGCGGGCACTCGGTTATTGCCGGAGTACGGCAGTATCCGGCGGAGCAGACGGAAATCTCGCAGCTTGCCGCAGATTCCGGCGGGAGAATGACTATAGTCAGGCTTGATGTAACGGATGAAGACGGAATAGCCGCGCTTGCTGCGGACCTGAAGGACGCGGGACGCACACTGGGCGTAATCATCAATAATGCCGCGGTGCTGAATGGTACAGATACTCTGCTTGAGGAGCTGGATATAGAGGAAATGCGGACGGCAATGGATATTAACCTGTACGGGCCGATGCGGGTGGTCAAGCATTTCCTGCCGCTCCTGACAGAGCCGGGGGCTTCTATTATTAATGTCTCATCGGAAGCAGGCAGTATAACGAATGCTTACCCGGGCAGCTTCCCGTATACGATCTCCAAAACAGCGCTCAATATGTTCTCCCAGAAGCTGCATGTTACATTGCAGGAACGCGGTATTCATGTGCTTAGCGTACATCCCGGCTGGATGTTCACCGACATGGGTGGAGCAGCAGCCCCGACGAATCCGCGTACCAGCGCTGACGGCATCCTGCAGCTGATCGAGCAGCGCACCATGCCGGAAGGCCGATTCATGTTCGTGGATTATACAGGCAAGGATATGGAGATTTAA
- a CDS encoding ABC transporter permease subunit codes for MRNTTYLRRNWQLYALLVLPVIYFLLFKYGPMYGVQIAFKEFNFFQGIGGSEWVGLDIFREVFHNNDFFKALRNTLLLNLLDLIISFPAPLILAIMLYELKVIWFKKFAQTILYIPHFISWVIIGGIVLQVFGTESGFLNNLLTGIGLDAVPFLSNKHYWLITYLLVGVWQSAGWGTILYLAALTGINKELFEAAEVDGAGRFKKILHISLPGIKTTIATLLIINLGNMISIGFDRPFIIGNVAVRDYSEVLSTFVYRVGIESGQISLATAVGLFQALVGLVFLLGANYASKKLADESIL; via the coding sequence GTGAGGAACACGACTTATTTACGCAGAAACTGGCAGCTGTATGCTTTGCTTGTACTGCCGGTCATTTATTTCCTGTTGTTTAAATACGGGCCGATGTACGGGGTGCAGATTGCTTTTAAGGAATTCAACTTCTTTCAAGGCATCGGCGGGAGTGAATGGGTCGGACTGGACATTTTCCGCGAGGTTTTTCATAACAATGATTTCTTCAAGGCGCTGCGCAATACACTTCTGCTCAATCTGCTGGACCTGATTATTTCATTTCCCGCACCGCTGATTCTGGCGATTATGCTCTATGAGCTGAAGGTCATCTGGTTCAAGAAATTTGCCCAGACTATTCTGTATATTCCGCATTTCATTTCATGGGTTATTATCGGCGGCATCGTGCTTCAGGTGTTCGGTACAGAATCGGGCTTCCTTAACAATCTGCTGACCGGCATAGGGCTGGACGCGGTTCCTTTTCTCTCCAATAAGCATTACTGGCTGATTACATACCTGCTGGTCGGGGTGTGGCAGAGTGCGGGCTGGGGAACGATTCTGTACCTGGCAGCCCTGACCGGAATTAACAAAGAGCTGTTCGAAGCCGCTGAGGTGGATGGTGCAGGAAGGTTCAAGAAGATTCTTCACATCTCTCTTCCGGGCATCAAAACAACGATTGCTACCCTGCTTATTATCAACCTGGGCAATATGATCTCCATTGGCTTTGACCGTCCGTTTATCATCGGCAATGTAGCTGTACGTGATTATTCTGAAGTACTTAGTACCTTTGTCTACCGGGTCGGCATAGAGTCCGGGCAAATCTCACTGGCAACTGCGGTCGGGTTGTTCCAGGCCCTGGTCGGACTAGTTTTCCTGCTCGGAGCGAATTATGCATCCAAGAAGCTGGCGGATGAGAGTATTCTCTAG
- a CDS encoding helix-turn-helix domain-containing protein has product MKRNWSSRMMFSYFPIFLLTVSILIFLSFLIVGELSRSETDKANRISTGYVVDSLQNALSDVELSVLQEMETNHDYGDFLSGLSDEGDRTRLYNTVNDMRGVLYRNQLIDSIYIYRKWDDRVLTLNGLVDREMFADRDYLDSALTGRDDRNWSDVRKQRIFSSDQPARVISMSKKLPLPFGAEGMIVVNLSMYRLERMIDSMTNSQVSFMRVLDSQGELIYTAHRENTLAEGNVLTRIHSDNTGWTFESGIRAGELFAWMSVVSYLWIIIGILTVVLGTLYILYITRKNYRPIQAMMNRIQALQFREESLDSKSRSELVLIDRALEALINQTVSYQQQFDENLLVQRRQLFLDLMEGERSDFREEQLERFKLFTGEAAYYAFITAEMNRYDEFRQKYPAKEQNMLKLTLMNLFQELAAEEGLQGWAEWVSSNRVGLIIGSGAGLAAEKERLRKLAERYLRWVSDNLGLSLTIGVGPVVTGLEAITESAAAAGAALEHKLSLGRDMVVLSDSLPDRSTLHSYKYLQMLGEIVREFRIADENWRKRVDELFIWFSGDQIRDEEIHMLLHMLIQMLDRELGQLSDSLRRIFAGQSLQGYYRQIEAQATLEQVHAEMLKWLAEIYRIYVSVNESKSYRAMISEMKVYIEENFDNPDLSLKHLSDRFQISGKYASHLFKEEFDMKFVDFLTQLRMQRAEYLLATTGDNLQDIALKLGYTSSITFGRVFKRVVGVTPGDYRKHRMKPGSGE; this is encoded by the coding sequence ATGAAACGGAACTGGTCGAGCAGAATGATGTTCTCCTATTTCCCTATCTTTTTGCTGACGGTATCGATCCTGATTTTCCTGTCGTTTCTGATTGTAGGTGAGCTTTCGCGCAGTGAGACGGACAAAGCCAACCGTATCTCTACCGGCTATGTGGTGGATTCCCTGCAGAATGCCCTTAGTGATGTGGAATTATCCGTGCTTCAGGAGATGGAGACCAATCATGATTACGGTGATTTCCTGAGCGGGCTTAGCGATGAAGGCGACCGGACCCGGCTCTATAATACAGTGAATGATATGAGAGGCGTACTGTACCGCAACCAGCTGATTGACTCGATCTATATCTACCGCAAGTGGGATGACCGGGTGTTGACGCTGAACGGGCTGGTCGACCGGGAGATGTTCGCGGACCGGGACTATCTTGACAGTGCGCTGACGGGGCGGGATGACCGGAACTGGAGCGATGTGCGAAAGCAGCGCATCTTCAGCTCGGACCAGCCGGCACGGGTCATCAGCATGTCCAAGAAGCTTCCGCTGCCCTTCGGAGCCGAAGGAATGATTGTGGTGAATCTAAGCATGTACCGGCTGGAGCGGATGATTGACAGCATGACGAACAGCCAGGTCTCCTTCATGCGCGTGCTGGATTCACAAGGCGAACTGATCTATACCGCCCACCGGGAAAATACGCTTGCAGAGGGCAATGTGCTGACCCGCATTCACTCTGATAATACAGGCTGGACCTTCGAGAGCGGCATCCGTGCAGGCGAGCTGTTCGCCTGGATGTCGGTTGTCTCGTATCTCTGGATTATTATCGGTATTCTGACTGTAGTGCTGGGCACCCTCTATATTCTGTATATTACACGCAAAAACTACCGGCCGATCCAGGCGATGATGAACCGGATTCAGGCGCTGCAGTTCCGTGAGGAGAGTCTGGACAGCAAGTCGCGCAGCGAGCTTGTGCTGATCGACCGGGCACTGGAGGCGCTGATCAATCAGACGGTAAGCTATCAGCAGCAATTCGATGAGAACCTGCTGGTGCAGCGCCGTCAGCTGTTCCTGGATTTAATGGAAGGGGAACGCAGTGATTTCCGGGAGGAGCAGCTGGAACGCTTCAAGCTGTTCACCGGAGAAGCTGCGTATTATGCGTTTATTACCGCAGAAATGAACAGGTACGATGAGTTCCGGCAGAAATACCCGGCCAAGGAGCAGAACATGCTCAAGCTGACCTTGATGAATCTGTTCCAGGAGCTGGCGGCGGAAGAAGGTCTGCAGGGCTGGGCTGAGTGGGTGAGCAGCAACCGGGTTGGACTGATTATCGGCAGCGGTGCCGGACTTGCAGCAGAGAAGGAACGGCTGCGGAAGCTTGCGGAACGTTACCTGCGCTGGGTCAGTGATAATCTCGGACTGTCACTAACGATCGGAGTCGGCCCCGTAGTTACCGGGCTGGAGGCAATAACGGAGTCCGCTGCAGCTGCCGGGGCTGCGCTGGAGCATAAGCTGTCACTCGGCAGGGATATGGTCGTGCTGAGCGACAGCCTGCCAGACCGCTCTACCCTGCACTCCTATAAATATTTGCAGATGCTCGGCGAGATCGTCCGGGAATTCCGGATTGCCGACGAGAATTGGCGGAAACGGGTAGACGAGCTGTTTATCTGGTTCAGCGGTGATCAGATCAGGGATGAAGAGATACATATGCTGCTGCACATGCTGATCCAGATGCTGGACCGGGAGCTGGGGCAGCTGTCGGACAGCTTGCGGCGGATTTTTGCCGGGCAGAGCCTGCAGGGGTATTACCGTCAGATCGAGGCACAGGCCACGCTTGAACAGGTGCATGCGGAAATGCTGAAGTGGCTGGCCGAAATATACCGGATCTATGTATCCGTCAATGAGTCCAAAAGCTACCGGGCGATGATCAGCGAGATGAAGGTATATATAGAAGAGAATTTTGACAATCCGGATCTTTCACTTAAGCATTTAAGCGACCGGTTCCAGATTTCGGGCAAATATGCCAGCCATCTGTTCAAAGAGGAATTTGATATGAAGTTCGTGGATTTCCTGACCCAGCTGCGGATGCAGCGGGCCGAGTATCTGCTTGCGACCACCGGCGATAATCTGCAGGATATTGCCTTGAAGCTGGGTTATACCAGCTCGATTACATTCGGGCGGGTCTTCAAAAGGGTAGTCGGGGTTACGCCGGGGGATTACCGCAAGCACCGGATGAAGCCGGGAAGCGGAGAATGA
- a CDS encoding AraC family transcriptional regulator encodes MAGTVNIVDVRLHACAYSFHTLPYKTSFTPPPFFLFRLQVVGTCRALVNGKISLIQPGDLLIYEPGEPYHLTVDEMDGKIESGDYYLLCEGAWIRQWWESRPRQTHQRIHLDAGMLSLWQQLSIEQHRIAQDSPELICHLLCALCLSLDRLAVESFSVEDTPKRSNEMVMRMHHYINKHALSPLRVEDVAGYVGLSVSRAVHLFKELTGYTIIQYTQEIRLSNALERIRYTDFNLETIAGACGFGTYSYFHKVFKARYGTSPKEIRRRPLENQPEGDYVIKSGDHKLTGLSQDAMKFHYPDEALNKDS; translated from the coding sequence TTGGCTGGGACGGTGAACATTGTGGATGTGCGGCTGCATGCCTGCGCTTATTCTTTTCATACACTGCCTTATAAAACCTCCTTTACGCCGCCGCCGTTCTTCCTCTTCCGGCTGCAGGTGGTCGGTACTTGCCGTGCGCTGGTCAACGGGAAAATAAGCCTGATCCAGCCGGGGGACCTGCTGATCTATGAGCCGGGCGAGCCTTATCACCTGACCGTCGATGAAATGGACGGCAAAATCGAGAGCGGAGATTATTACCTGCTCTGCGAGGGGGCATGGATCCGGCAGTGGTGGGAATCACGGCCCCGCCAGACCCATCAGCGCATCCATCTGGATGCCGGAATGCTGTCCCTGTGGCAGCAGCTCAGTATCGAGCAGCACCGGATTGCCCAGGACAGCCCGGAGCTGATCTGCCACCTGCTCTGCGCGCTCTGCCTGTCACTGGACCGGCTGGCAGTGGAGTCCTTCTCTGTAGAGGATACGCCTAAGCGCTCCAATGAAATGGTCATGCGGATGCATCATTATATTAACAAGCATGCCTTGAGCCCGCTGCGGGTAGAGGATGTAGCAGGTTATGTCGGGCTCAGCGTATCGCGGGCAGTCCATCTGTTCAAGGAGCTGACCGGCTACACGATTATCCAGTATACCCAGGAGATCCGGCTGTCGAATGCGCTGGAGCGCATCCGCTATACCGACTTCAATCTGGAGACAATCGCCGGTGCCTGCGGGTTCGGAACCTACTCTTATTTCCACAAAGTGTTCAAAGCCAGATACGGCACTTCCCCCAAGGAAATCCGCCGCCGGCCGCTGGAGAACCAGCCGGAAGGCGATTATGTCATTAAGAGCGGCGATCATAAGCTGACGGGCTTGTCACAGGATGCGATGAAATTTCATTATCCTGATGAAGCGCTGAATAAGGATTCCTGA